The following is a genomic window from Candidatus Poribacteria bacterium.
CGCCATTCCATGCCGCGACACGCCTGTTACGCTTACAGGGCGGAAGAGATTTCCCAGTGGATCCATCGCCTCAAGCAGATATTCATGTCTTCCGTTCCCCGGCACGAAATCCGAAAACTCATATCGGTCTCTTCCTCCGCCGAGGGGTGAAGAGGTTAGGAGGGTGAGATCTCCTCCTTCATCCTGACGATAAACCCGCCATTTGAACTCCCGTGCCCCGATATCGACGGACCAGAGCAGCTTCACGTTATTCCCCTTTCGAAGGATCTGAAGCGATCTCACCGGTTTTGGAAGCGGTGAAAGTGAATTACAGGGAGTGGGGTCATCGCGGAGGATGAAGTCCCGGCCGTTATCATCGGTATCCATCGCCGGGCCGCAGAGGCCGTTCCTTAGAACCACCAGTTTACGCTCGACGCTTTTACCGGGATCGGGATTAAGCGTGGGTGATCCCTCCGGATCGCTTGCATCGCCCATTCCCACGAGATCCACGATATCCCCATTCGAATTGTAAAGCAAAACGGTGTTATTCGCCGCCACGCTGTAACTGGACGAGCTGTAATTGAGATCCCTTTCGACTTCGCCTTTATACTCTTTATGGGCGATAAGAAGGAAGGAGAAAGGTGGCATGGTTATATCGGGGAACTTCGTGAGGAGGTTGGATTCCCTGCCGGAAGAGGTCATCTTCCGGAGACGCCATCCGGAGAGATTCACCGGCGAGGGGGAAGGGTTAAAGAGCTCTATGAACTCATCACGGGCGGTCTCACCGGCCAGTTGAATCTCGCTAATCAGAACGGTCCCAGAACCACCGTATCCGCTGAATATTACGAGAACTACTATGGTGAAAATAAAAATCATGAAACCTTATACCCTCAACGCTAAGCTTCCGGTTATCAACCGACCTCCTGCCCATCAAGCATTCCGACACGCAATTTGATCTCAGCCCTGGTCTCAATCTTGGCGATCTTCCCATCCTGGATATGGAAGATCCTATCGGACACATCGAGCATTTTCGTGTCGTGTGTGGCCGTTATGACGGTAACGCCTTTCTCCTCATTCATCTGCTTGAGCAGATAGATGATCTCCAATCCGGTGTGGGTGTCCAGGTTTCCCGTGGGCTCATCGGCCAGTATCAGGGCGGGATCGTTAGCTAAGGCCCTTGCTATGGCAACCCTCTGCTGCTGTCCTCCGGAGAGCTCCCTGGGCTTATGCTGAATTCTATCGCCCAACCCGACAAGCGTCAGCAGCTCTATCCCTTTCTGTATGCTCTCATCGGGGGTCTTTCCGGCGAAGATCATAGGTAGGGTGACGTTTTCCAGGGCGGTCATAACGGGGATCAGGTTGAAGGTCTGGAAGATATAGCCGATCTTTCTACATCTCAGCCACGCTAGCTCATATGCGTCGAGCTGGGCGATATCGACCTCATCGATGTAGACCCTGCCTTCTGTGGGCTTATCCAGACCGCCGATCATATTGAACAGCGTCGTTTTCCCCGATCCGGAAGGACCCATGATCGAGACGTATTCGCCCCGTTTGACCTCCATATTTATCCCGCGCAACGCCTCCACGATTACCTTTCCCATCTGATATTTCTTCACCACGTTTCTCACGCGGACGGCGTTTTCCTCGGGAAGCTGTCTGAGTTTTATCACCTTCCCATTTCCATCTTTCATCTTGACTCTCTCCTTTCCGTTGACTTCCTGTCCACGGCAAATCCCAGAAAACCGCGTTTACCCAGTTGTCTGAAAAAGGCCAGAAGCGATGCCTCTGCCTCTTTTCGGGTAAGGTTATATCTTTTGCATAAACTTTTAACGATATCCTCCACTTTGTTCTTACCGTCGCATAGGCTCCACACGAAGGAGCCCACCTCATCGAGCACGACCACCCGCTTCGGAGGGATCATGAAGATCCTGGATACGATTTTGACCCAAAGCTTATCCTTTTGAGGCACGACGAGGGAGACCTCGCCTTTTTCATCCATCTCCCATTTTATGGCCGTATTCCTCAGCGGGATCGCCCTCAATACCTCCTCCCTGGAAACCTTGAGCCCAGGGCGCTTCTTCAATCTAAGGGCATAAAGCAACTTCCTCATTTTGTCTTCCCCGTCCTTGCCTACGAGGCATTATAACAGGATTAGGAAACTGCTGTCAAGCATCTTCAGGAGCCTTTCAACGTTTAAAGATAACCTTCCCCTCCTCCAACACCCTCGTGATGAAAGGGTTTCCTTCGGTTTTCATCCTCTCAAGCTCCTCTCGGGTGTAGCCTATAGGTTCAAGGGGAAGATGAACGGTGTTAAGTCTGAGAAGAATTCCTATCCTATCGAGGAAGCACTCTTTCCAATCGGCGATCACCAGGATATCTACATCACTGCCCTCATTGAAATCCCCTCTCGCAAAGGAGCCGAAAAGGATTATCTCCTCCGGATTCAACTCCTTAACCACTTCCCCCTTGTATTTTTCTATCCTTTCAAAAATTTCTCCACTTCTTCCAATATCGACGTTGCATATCCTATACATCTTTCCGCCATCTCCCCGGTGTAGTACTTATATGCCGGTCCCTCGGGATAAAAATTCGGATACCTTGAGCCGATATAATGCCTATCTAACTCCCTCGCCTCCTCGAGGAGGCAGGGGAAATTTTCAAATTTAGAACATTCCTCCATCAACCTGGTTACCGAATGCGTCAGTATCGCCCTCAAACCCTTGGAGTAAAGGAAACCTTTCAGAGCCTTCTCGGCAGCTTGTTGGCAGTGAAAACAAGCGCTGGCATAGGAACCCGCCTCGGCTAAGATCCTGGCATCCTCCAGATCTCTCATCCCCTGCTCAAGCCATCTCATCCCCTCGGCTGAATTTCTATTCATCTTATCCTTCATGACATCTTATGCTCGAGGCGATGTCCTGGACGATTTTGGATGTATCGACTTTGGCTACGGATCTGACGACGAATATGCGGTTAGATTCCCTGCATCTCCAAATCCTCGCCGACATCCGCCTTCGCCTGACGATCAGATCCAAAACCCCTAGGATGGAGAGAGGTATCCTATCGATGAACCTGAGTTTGTATCCTTCCAGCGATATCTCCTCGTGTATCCCGTCGGCGGAGACAGGATATATCTGGAAGCCGTATCCCTTCATATCCTTGGCATATGTCCTTCGGAACCACTCCTCCAGCGAGATCGATCTGAGCAGGGTATCGGCAAGGCCGTATCGCTCGATGGCTATCCTCCTGCTGCCGTCGGCAAAGGATAAAAGCAGATAGGCCGACATCATCTTATGCTTCTCCAACCTATATCTCCGCGGCACCTCGACTTCCAGGCCATAGGCGGTCCAGAGGTTAGAAGGGCCGGTGGGATGATCCTCGATGGAGGTGAATATATCGATCGCCCTGCTACGGATGTTCTCGCCGGAGAATCCGTTCATCTGGGCGATAAGCGTCCTACGGCAATCCACGCAGAACCAGATCATGCCGAATGCTCTTACCCTGGTTGATTTCCAACTGAAGAAGATCAAATCCTTGTTCTGAAAACCTGATGTGTCTTTGACCAAACTTATACCCCGTTTGATCCTGATCTGCGCTCCCTTTTTCCCATACTCTTTCCTGAGACCCTTGAAGTATTCATCCAACAGAGCATTTAGATCCGGTTTCCTCCTATGCGATGCCCACTTCAACTCCAATCGGGGCATCACGTGGTCATCCAACCTCAAGTATCCGCTCTTATGATCTCCCGATATAGCGCCTATCTCCCAATCGGATGGTATACGTGCTCGGATGCCTTGCCATCCGAGCACGCGCCATCTTTCCTCCATAAGGCCTATCACCCCTGGAAAAGTAGGGGCATAAGATTTTATGCCCTTAGGCTAAGATTTTATGCCCCTACTAGAACGGTTTAACGATAACCGATTTCGATACGAGGGCGAGGGAGACTATCGCCATGGCGGTTAGTCCTGTTCCGCAGGAGAATCCCGCTGCAAGGACGGGGTTGAACATATACCACCGTTTCAGGCCGAACCTCTTGATCATGTAAACTCTGCCCACGACGGCTCCTAGAAGCAGAGGTATCATCGAGCCCGGATCCGCGCCTATACCGCCTATCAGCCCGTAAAACCACATGCTCGGCATTTTCATCATCCACATCAATCCATAGAGGGCCAGTGAGGAGCCGAACCCGGCGGCGACATATGTCCCTCTGATCGCCTGTAACATCTGGCTCTGTCCGTCCCTCAGGGCTGTGATCCAGAGACACCTTCTCGTGGCGTTTATCGGCCACCAGGTTTGGACAAAGGGATACTGCGAGGAAGGTATCGGCGCCAGCTTCCAGATGAAGTGCCACACCAGTATGCCGGATATGAGAAGTATGGGCAGCGTGATGAGGTTGGCAGCGATGTTGCTGGTGAAGGTCGTGCCTGTGAGCTCCAGCACCCGCCAGTGCTGTGTTCCTCGTCCGTAATCCTCCATCGGGAACGGGGCGAACCAGATATCTATGTCCTCATATCGGCTCAATATGATCGTGGCCTCTCTGATGAAGGGGATCTCGAACAGGTCTCTGCTTAAGATCCCGAAGGTTCTAGCTGTGATATAGGAGTTAATGGGCGTATAGACGAAGGCAAATCCCAAGAGGAAGAGAAGCGGGAAGTTGGGCACCATCCAATGGACCAGATACACGTAGCCGATCATCCCTGCGAGCCACATCCCACCGGCTATCCATATGGGGAAATCGCCTCTCCCTGGCGGGGTGCGCAACGATCCCCTCTCGCCCACCTCCTTCCTTCTGGCCTCCTGATATTTAAGCAGCATCGGCAACGCCACGGCCAGCCCGATGAAGGCAAAGCTGAAGCTCTTGCCCAATCCGAAGCTGAACCAGAAGTCAAGCCAGTTCTGCAGACCCGTGGCACGGACATCCAGGCCGGGATGCCAGCTATGGAGTATTTCGAACCTGTAGAGGATCTGTGGGTTGAGGATGAACTGGGTGAACAAAGCCGCTACGAACTGGGAGATTATGACCGGAAAGGGCATAACGAATCCCGAGAGCATCGCCCCGAAATTCGTGACCAGCGCGAACACGCCCGTCGGTGCGAACCCCTCAATGCTCGTGGTGAAATCTATGAAGGGGATAGGCAGGATCTGTATCGGTTTGGACATCATAACGCCTGTGATCGATGGGACGCCGATGTATAGGGCTCCCCAGAAGAGGCCCGCCATCGCGCCGATGCTGAAGACCCTCCATCTCCAGGTTTCTCTCTTACCGGTCGTCTCAGCCAGGGCTGTGGCGCCCTGCGCGGCAACAGGAGCCATCGGGAAGGGGAGTCTTTCGAGATCGGCCGTCAACCTGAAGAGCACATACGGCCCGCCGATCCACCTGAGCTGAGACAGGGCGAGTCTGACCAACATGATCGTTATGGGCAAGGCCCAATCGGGATGCAATAGGCTTCGTTGGGCTATGGCGATCGAGTCTCTAGGGGGCACAACCCATCTCGGTATTTTGTCCGCTATCTCGAACGCCTCTGCCTGGGGTGTCTGTATGAAATAGGCCTCCCATATGTATCCGGTATATCGTCCACCTGCTCCGACGGCAGCTCCGGCCAATCCCAGAAGTATATAGAGTTCTTGGCGTCTGACGGTTGTGAAGGATCTCCTGGCCAGTTCCGTAAAGAGTATGACGGCGACCCATGGGGCGGCGCCCGCTCCGGACTGACCTGAGACGAGCTGCATGTAGATCGAGCCGGGCATCATCAAAAGGCCCACGAAAAGGGCGCCTAAGATAACCTTGACGCTTAGGCCCGACTCGAACGTCCTTACACCTCCATCTATATCATATCTCTTGGCCCATGCCTGCCATTCCTCTGCTTGGGTTATTCTCTTCCTTCTGGCCAACCCTCTACCCCCTGATCACTTTTTGTAGAATATCTCCTCCCAGAAATGAGCACAGAATATCCCCAAACCTATTATGAGGATAGACACCAGTTGATACCTTATATCTCCCTTATAGACGAGGATCGAGAAGATCCAGCCGATCGATCCGACGGAGATAAAGAGATAGGCGATTTTATCCAGCACCTTTCCCATTTTTCCTCCTCGAAGAGATTCGGTGACGAGGGGAGTTTCCCCTCGCCGCCGGATTAATCGTCGTCCGCGGGTTGCAGTTGAGGCACGAGACCCTCCAGGGTTTCCCGCCTGCCGCGCTCGTGGAATTCGGCTCTCACCTCCACTCCCAGTGTCCTCCAGATCAGCAGTTGCTTGCGCAGCAGGTTGAGAAATCTCCTGTTGACCCTCTTCCACGAGGCCACCTCGCCGCTTTCGCGGTGCACATGCAGGAAGATCTTATAGATATCCCTCTCTTCACCGCCCGATGGGGTGGTTTGAAGATCTATCGTCTGGCTGACGCCAAGATCGTACGGGGCGAGCCAGACCATCATGCTGATAACATACTCCTCCTGCCCGTCCTCCAGCTTCCTTCTGGCAAAGGTGACCTGATCGGTATAAAAGTCGCTCGCGGACTCATCGGCGTGTGCCTCGAAGTAGTCTCGCATGAAGATGTTCAATCCCAAAGCCTCCTCGGCCAGAACGGTGAACGGCAGATCGAAATGCCATTCATCCCCCTCAGGCTCGGGAAGCTTCCATTTTCTCTCTATGTCGGGAACGGCCATTCTGGAGGCCTTCACCGACGGATATATCGTGGAACCCAAGACCACGGCCATGACGATTATGGTCGCTACGACCGTTGACGTGGAGGAGTAATTCAACGTCAGCCCCACGAGCAGATTCCACTTAACCAAGGCCCATGCCGTCGCCTGGCCCAACAGATACCCCAGAACGGCCCCGATGATGGCGTAGACCACCGATTCGGCCATGAACAGGAAGGCTATGTGGGTTGGCGCCAACCCGACGGAGCTGTAGATCCCGATCTCCCTGACCCTCTCATAAACGGCTCCCAACATCGTGTTGAGAACTATCAGGGCGGCGATCAATATCGGGACGAACAGGTTGGACATGCCTGAGAACGATGTCATACCTATGGAGCTATACAGGTATGTCTCTCTGCCACGGCCGACGAAGAAATCGAGGGCGATACGACTCATCAACGGGCCCATGATGGCGTCAAGCTTCTCTATCGGATTCAGGTCCGGCGGATCTCCGGGTACCCCGCCCATCCTGATAGCTACCGATTGGAGAGTACCTCCTTGATTCATCACGACGCTGAACGGCAGGATGGCGACGCTGTCTGGCGGCAGGTGAATGTATTTCTGAAGCTCTCCCTCGGAAGCCTGCTGGCCCTGAAGTCCGCGCGCCCTCTGCTGCTCCATGATCTGATAGTCGACCGGCGTCAACTCCTCGCCGTCCAGATCCTTCATGTCCTTGAACCCAAGTCCGAGCACGCCCACGACGGTAAAATCAGCTCCATAGATTCTCACCTTCGCCTTCCCAACATCATTGGCCCCAATCCCAAGATAACTTGCCACACCGCTTGGCAGCACGCATACGTAAGTCTCTCCGGGCTTGAACCACCTTCCGTAACGGAGATATCTGTCGATCCGTGTGACGCCCGGCTCATCGGGGCTCATGCCGACGAGCATGTTCGCCGTGTAGGTCTTCTCCTCCTCGGTATCGACCCTCGTGAGCTGAATGAAGGACTGGTTTCCGAGTCCGGACGACCGATACCAGGCCCTGGGGGCGATGATGTTATGCACCCGATAGGTCTTTCCGCTTCTGGTCGTGATCGTGGTCTCCCTGAGATCATTCATGATGCTGGTCAGGACCGGCTCCTCAAGCGCTCGCCAGTACTGATCCCTGATCAACACACCCGTATAGGGCGGTGTCAGAGATGGCAGATGGGTTCTGTTCGGTCTGATGAAGGTCTTGACCGAGGTGAAGGATATAACGGTGAAGGTGAGGATAACCAGCGTTGCGCAGGTGAGGATGGTTCTGCCCTTGCGCTTACGCATGTTGGAAACCCCCAGTGAGAAAGCGGCAGCGCTTGCCGAAAGCCTGCCTACATCGGCCTTATATACCTTGGAGGTCTCCCGCTTCATCATCTCGAGCTGTTCCTCGAATTTGCGCACGATGATGGTGATGACTATCACCGAAAGCGCCAGCACGACGAAGGCCAGGAGGATTATAAGCGGGGTGATCGTTATCCGGAAGGCCGGATGAACCTGTGCCAAAAGGATAAAGACCAATATGAATATCCCGAAGGCTGTAGCGACCTGTTTATGCACGTTCGGGAAGGCGAAGAGAAGCCGCTCCAGGAAGTAGGCGAACGGCAGTAGGATGGCCAGATAGAACATGACGCCTTTGACCACATCGTTACCGGTGCTCTTCACGTCCGGATATGCCCTCGATTCATATCCCCAGGCGGCATGGGCGAGCTTGAGCGCCTGATCGTAGTTCTTGCACCTGAGCTGATCCTCCGCCGATTTGAGATACTCCCAGGCGGTTTTATGAAGCAGATCCAATCTGTTGCTTGATATCCCGTAACGTTTGTAAAGCTCATTGCGGTTCTCATCCAATATCCACATATCCCTGACGACGACGTAAGGGGTGAGCCTGACCGAGCCGTTCTCACGGACGATGAACCCCTCACCGGTGTAGAGCGTCGGGTTTTTAACTCCCAGCTTCGTGGCCTTTATCAGAAGCAGCCGTTTGCCCATCAGTCCGTAGGACATTCCGACCTTTATCTTCTGTCCCGGCTCCGAGTATACGAGGGCTATCGGCTCGACTGCCGAGATACCCTGCTGATACCACGGTTTGGACATGCCGTATCTGCGCGGCTCGCTGTCGGTTTCAGCATCATACACGCTCATCTCACGCAGCGTCCTGAGATACCTCGGGTCGACGAGATCATAGATCGTGGTGCTGACACATGGAAAGACGACCACGCGACAGCCTCTACGGCGGGTGTTGATCCTGACCTTGTTGCTGAAGATCTTGGCGCCGTAGGAGCCCAGATCGGGGGCGTAGACGATATCGCCCGAATCCGGATCGAGCTTGTAAGCCTCCACCTCCTGAACGCCGCCGGGTCTGTATGTCGCCCTGCCCTCCATGGCCAATCCGGAGATCTCGAAGTCCCCCTTCAGGTCGCCGGTGGTGTAGAGGTCTCCCCTGACACCCATCATCGATTTATGCCTACGTCGTATGGCGAGTATCGGATAGGGCACCGGCTTTTCAGGGATGGAGCTCTCACGGGCATCGAATTCGACCACATCTCCGAATAGCACGCAGTAATAGTTTCCGACCCTCGCCGCCGTGGGCATCTCAGGGTCTTTCAACGCCTGGACCAGCACCGAAGCCAGCGTCTTGACCTGGGCGTCCAGATTATCGAAGTTAACCCTGGAGATGGTGTCCAGAGGAGTGTCACAAAGGACTCTAGCATCATCTATCGTGGCGAACGCAATCCCGGTCTTGCCCGCCAGAGTTGCCACCTCGCTGTCGAAAGCGATCTTACCGGGGATATAGGTGCGCCAGGTTTTGCCTCCCGTCGCGCTTATCGCGTTGACGAAGTTGGAGCTTCCCCCCAGCCCGACGATACCGAGCAGGGTCTGTATATCGGAGACCTCGTCATCGGTCAGCTCCTTAGTGTTGATCCCTCTCAGGGCGAGCATCTGATCCAGTTTCGCAAAAAGCCTCATCTGAGCCTTACGGCTTCTACGGGCGGCGCGTATGTCGTTCCGGATGAACCGCTCGACCTCCTTACGGATATACTCCATATCCTTGAGCATGCTCTCGGAGGGTTCTCCTTTGTTCTTCATGTTCTCGAACTCCAGCTTCATCAGACGGCTGACGCCGCCGAGGCTGATGAGCGTGTCGTAGTAGTCCTCGACAAGGGTTTCCAGCGTCTTGCCCTCGACCTCCTTCTTCGAGATGTATGAGGAGGCGATCCCCCATTGACTTGAAAGCACCGCCTGGCGTATCTCATCATCTGTGAACTGCCAGAGCTTATTGACCCTGACGGCGAAGTCGGCGTCGTTTGCGTAATTGGCGAGTTTATTTCCTATGGAGGCGAACTCCCTGCGCAGCACGAACTCCGGCTGCTGGTCGTAGAACCACCCCTTACAGAACACACCGAACTGATCCGTTTGAGTGGAGAGATCCAGCGAGATGAAAAGGGAGGTGTAGTACCGGTTCATGGTATATTGCAGCTCTATCGCCTGAAGCATGGCGGCGATCTTGCGTTCATACTCCCGCCTGTTCATCCTCGAGAGGACCTCAACCTTCTTCTGGATGTTTCTGATCCTGGAGTTCCTCAGCGTCAGGAGGTTATCGCGCAGGAGCGCCTTTTGATCGTTTGTGAAGGAGGTTATGGAATCTATCTGGTTGTATAGGTTCTGCAGCTCGATGATATCGTTTTTGGCCCTGGATCGGACCAGATCGAGCAATCTGTTTTCCTCATATCTGGAAAACAGCTGGGCGTGAGCGGCGATGAGATCGGCATAATCTTTTTGGCTCAGGTAATGTCCCAGCGCCCTCTTCTCATCATCCGTGAACTCCCGATTTATCCTGGTAGCGTTTTCGGCCAGCAGCTTCAACCTGGGGAGCTCCAGCTCGGCATTTCTCTCCGCTATCTTCATCAGCCTTCCAAGCTCACCTATCAGTCTCTCCTCAGAGCCCTCGCCTTTGATGAGCGACTTTTTGGTGGAGAGAAGCGATGTGAAGTCCTCGTTGCTCAGATAAACCTTCAACGTCCTCAGTTCATCGCCGGAGAACCGCTTTTTGGGCGGCAGAGAGGCTATCCGAGATACCTTCTGAATGATGGACTCCGGTTTTGAGGCCTTCGCCGTCTTATAGGCTTTCTGAAGCAGCTCCCTCTCCTCATCCTCATAATTCTTCCCCTTCTCAGCGCCGGCAAGCGTGTCTCTGGCCTTTTTTAACCGGATCAGTTCGTTCGGCGATAGGTGTCTATCCAGGAGCTTTTCATATGAGTACTGCCGCACCATCTTGCTCACTTCCCAATCCTCCAGCTTCAGTCCCAGTTTGCGGATCTCATCCTCGCTGTACAGATAGCTATATCTATCATAATGTTTGATCTTCCCGGATCTGACGCCTTCGATCAGCTTCTCAACGGCCTTCACATCGAGCTGGGCCATTGGTATAGCGATCTCCTCTATGATCTGCCTTTCAGTCTTTCGACACTCCGATATCGCCTGGGTTTTTAACTGATCCAGCTTTTCGACGACGTCCTCGAAGAAATGTAACGTTTGGATGCCATCCTTTCTGAATTTCGCCAGTGATGTTTCCAGCCTTGCCTGTTCCTCAGGGGTAAACTCCTGTTTCTCGCGCTTACGCGTTGTTCCCCTTTTCTCCTTTCTCCTCTCTATCTCATTTCGTTTCGCTCTGACCAACCAGTTGATCTCGCTTTGCGTGCTGGAGAGGTCGCTCAGGGCGGCGGCAAGCGATCCCATACTATCCGTCAGCTCGTTCACCTTTTGGAAGAAGCTGGGAGGCAGGTCAACCAGCAACCGTCTGTCCAATGACAGGGCGATTTTTCTTCCGAGCTCCTGGAA
Proteins encoded in this region:
- a CDS encoding lamin tail domain-containing protein encodes the protein MIFIFTIVVLVIFSGYGGSGTVLISEIQLAGETARDEFIELFNPSPSPVNLSGWRLRKMTSSGRESNLLTKFPDITMPPFSFLLIAHKEYKGEVERDLNYSSSSYSVAANNTVLLYNSNGDIVDLVGMGDASDPEGSPTLNPDPGKSVERKLVVLRNGLCGPAMDTDDNGRDFILRDDPTPCNSLSPLPKPVRSLQILRKGNNVKLLWSVDIGAREFKWRVYRQDEGGDLTLLTSSPLGGGRDRYEFSDFVPGNGRHEYLLEAMDPLGNLFRPVSVTGVSRHGMAITTWGAIRRHR
- a CDS encoding ABC transporter ATP-binding protein, whose product is MKDGNGKVIKLRQLPEENAVRVRNVVKKYQMGKVIVEALRGINMEVKRGEYVSIMGPSGSGKTTLFNMIGGLDKPTEGRVYIDEVDIAQLDAYELAWLRCRKIGYIFQTFNLIPVMTALENVTLPMIFAGKTPDESIQKGIELLTLVGLGDRIQHKPRELSGGQQQRVAIARALANDPALILADEPTGNLDTHTGLEIIYLLKQMNEEKGVTVITATHDTKMLDVSDRIFHIQDGKIAKIETRAEIKLRVGMLDGQEVG
- a CDS encoding PqqD family protein, whose amino-acid sequence is MRKLLYALRLKKRPGLKVSREEVLRAIPLRNTAIKWEMDEKGEVSLVVPQKDKLWVKIVSRIFMIPPKRVVVLDEVGSFVWSLCDGKNKVEDIVKSLCKRYNLTRKEAEASLLAFFRQLGKRGFLGFAVDRKSTERRESR
- a CDS encoding nucleotidyltransferase domain-containing protein, translated to MVKELNPEEIILFGSFARGDFNEGSDVDILVIADWKECFLDRIGILLRLNTVHLPLEPIGYTREELERMKTEGNPFITRVLEEGKVIFKR
- a CDS encoding HEPN domain-containing protein, which codes for MNRNSAEGMRWLEQGMRDLEDARILAEAGSYASACFHCQQAAEKALKGFLYSKGLRAILTHSVTRLMEECSKFENFPCLLEEARELDRHYIGSRYPNFYPEGPAYKYYTGEMAERCIGYATSILEEVEKFLKG
- a CDS encoding M28 family peptidase, yielding MHGGNPNRLILLVLLAVIFFLPAVLYAAKIDLSEKAVNIRDEINLDNMKKDIARLSAIRTRVTGYDTAQSASKYIFDRFQELGLKDVDSRSFTVTVPVDHGDGTLEVFENGKLVKKIRIYTIWPNLVRLSFVPDGLKYTVQEGESLDQLAREFGVPMDKIINDPRNSFLAKQAHDGRDNDGDGLVDEKGEVAVVPGDKIFIPTGGLEGRIFYCGKGNLRDFNGKDIGGFWYEVKPDDTISKVAHKFRVTTSSIADDILNVHLQRSDDGVDNDKDGIIDEEDEMALLSDVAKWAHDGSDNDGDGIVDEIPGDDKDGIDNDRDGQVDEPEEFVEASESAIFIPKGGIALVDFNSSTRWINAAMLGAQAVIFIEPDVTIRGEAETKFLTVPANIPRFWISKEDAQDLLSILGSDGGATKDIEGRITATVTWENKTGQNIRGILEGSDPELKDELVVIEAYYDSMSVVPYLAPGADTTSGIAALLELARVLSKPEYRPGRSVMFLATDGHFQGLAGMRAFMEGISRDVPGDMAQMRRDIYEDLRQFQELGRKIALSLDRRLLVDLPPSFFQKVNELTDSMGSLAAALSDLSSTQSEINWLVRAKRNEIERRKEKRGTTRKREKQEFTPEEQARLETSLAKFRKDGIQTLHFFEDVVEKLDQLKTQAISECRKTERQIIEEIAIPMAQLDVKAVEKLIEGVRSGKIKHYDRYSYLYSEDEIRKLGLKLEDWEVSKMVRQYSYEKLLDRHLSPNELIRLKKARDTLAGAEKGKNYEDEERELLQKAYKTAKASKPESIIQKVSRIASLPPKKRFSGDELRTLKVYLSNEDFTSLLSTKKSLIKGEGSEERLIGELGRLMKIAERNAELELPRLKLLAENATRINREFTDDEKRALGHYLSQKDYADLIAAHAQLFSRYEENRLLDLVRSRAKNDIIELQNLYNQIDSITSFTNDQKALLRDNLLTLRNSRIRNIQKKVEVLSRMNRREYERKIAAMLQAIELQYTMNRYYTSLFISLDLSTQTDQFGVFCKGWFYDQQPEFVLRREFASIGNKLANYANDADFAVRVNKLWQFTDDEIRQAVLSSQWGIASSYISKKEVEGKTLETLVEDYYDTLISLGGVSRLMKLEFENMKNKGEPSESMLKDMEYIRKEVERFIRNDIRAARRSRKAQMRLFAKLDQMLALRGINTKELTDDEVSDIQTLLGIVGLGGSSNFVNAISATGGKTWRTYIPGKIAFDSEVATLAGKTGIAFATIDDARVLCDTPLDTISRVNFDNLDAQVKTLASVLVQALKDPEMPTAARVGNYYCVLFGDVVEFDARESSIPEKPVPYPILAIRRRHKSMMGVRGDLYTTGDLKGDFEISGLAMEGRATYRPGGVQEVEAYKLDPDSGDIVYAPDLGSYGAKIFSNKVRINTRRRGCRVVVFPCVSTTIYDLVDPRYLRTLREMSVYDAETDSEPRRYGMSKPWYQQGISAVEPIALVYSEPGQKIKVGMSYGLMGKRLLLIKATKLGVKNPTLYTGEGFIVRENGSVRLTPYVVVRDMWILDENRNELYKRYGISSNRLDLLHKTAWEYLKSAEDQLRCKNYDQALKLAHAAWGYESRAYPDVKSTGNDVVKGVMFYLAILLPFAYFLERLLFAFPNVHKQVATAFGIFILVFILLAQVHPAFRITITPLIILLAFVVLALSVIVITIIVRKFEEQLEMMKRETSKVYKADVGRLSASAAAFSLGVSNMRKRKGRTILTCATLVILTFTVISFTSVKTFIRPNRTHLPSLTPPYTGVLIRDQYWRALEEPVLTSIMNDLRETTITTRSGKTYRVHNIIAPRAWYRSSGLGNQSFIQLTRVDTEEEKTYTANMLVGMSPDEPGVTRIDRYLRYGRWFKPGETYVCVLPSGVASYLGIGANDVGKAKVRIYGADFTVVGVLGLGFKDMKDLDGEELTPVDYQIMEQQRARGLQGQQASEGELQKYIHLPPDSVAILPFSVVMNQGGTLQSVAIRMGGVPGDPPDLNPIEKLDAIMGPLMSRIALDFFVGRGRETYLYSSIGMTSFSGMSNLFVPILIAALIVLNTMLGAVYERVREIGIYSSVGLAPTHIAFLFMAESVVYAIIGAVLGYLLGQATAWALVKWNLLVGLTLNYSSTSTVVATIIVMAVVLGSTIYPSVKASRMAVPDIERKWKLPEPEGDEWHFDLPFTVLAEEALGLNIFMRDYFEAHADESASDFYTDQVTFARRKLEDGQEEYVISMMVWLAPYDLGVSQTIDLQTTPSGGEERDIYKIFLHVHRESGEVASWKRVNRRFLNLLRKQLLIWRTLGVEVRAEFHERGRRETLEGLVPQLQPADDD